Proteins from a genomic interval of Salmo salar chromosome ssa14, Ssal_v3.1, whole genome shotgun sequence:
- the LOC106569817 gene encoding myosin heavy chain, fast skeletal muscle-like has product MSTDAEMQIYGKAALYLRKPERERMEAQAMPFDSKNACYVTDKVELYLKGLVTARADGKCTVTVTKPDGSKEEGKEFKEADIYQMNPPKYDKIEDMAMMTYLNEASVLYNLKERYAAWMIYTYSGLFCATVNPYKWLPVYDEEVVNAYRGKKRMEAPPHIFSVSDNAFQFMMIDKENQSILITGESGAGKTVNTKRVIQYFATIAVSGSKKEADPSKMQGSLEDQIIAANPLLESYGNAKTVRNDNSSRFGKFIRIHFQAGKLAKADIETYLLEKSRVAFQLPDERGYHIFYQLMTGHKPELVEMTLLTTNPYDFPMISQGHITVPSINDKEELDATDDAITILGFTNDEKMAIYKLTGAVTHHGNLKFKQKQREEQAEPDGTEVADKIGYLLGLNSAELLKCLCYPRVKVGNEYVTKGQTVAQVYNAVMALAKSIYERMFLWMVIRINEMLDTKNPRQFYIGVLDIAGFEIFDYNSMEQLCINFTNEKLQQFFNHTMFVLEQEEYKKEGIVWEFIDFGMDLAACIELIEKPLGIFSILEEECMFPKASDTTFKNKLNDQHLGKTKAFEKPKPAKGKPEAHFSLVHYAGTVDYNITGWLDKNKDPLNESVILMYGKASVKLMATLYPAAPPEDKAKKGGKKKGGSMQTVSSQFRENLHKLMTNLRSTHPHFVRCLIPNESKTPGLMENFLVIHQLRCNGVLEGIRICRKGFPSRIIYADFKQRYKVLNASVIPEGQFMDNKKASEKLLGSIDVNHEDYKFGHTKVFFKAGLLGVLEEMRDEKLAALVGMVQALSRGFLMRREFTKMMERRESIFSIQYNIRSFMNVKTWPWMKLYFKIKPLLQSAETEKELANMKENYEKMKTDLAKALAAKKHLEEKLVSLVQERADLALQVASEGESLNDAEERCEGLIKSKIQLEAKLKEMTERLEDEEEMNAELTAKKRKLEDECSELKKDIDDLELTLAKVEKEKHATENKVKNLTEEMASLDESVAKLTKEKKSLQEAHQQTLDDLQAEEDKVNTLTKAKTKLEQQVDDLEGSLEQEKKLRMDLERAKRKLEGDLKLAQESIMDLENDKQQADEKIKKKEFETSQLLSKVEDEQSLGAQLQKKIKELQARIEELEEEIEAERAARAKVEKQRADLSRELEEISERLEEAGGATSAQIDMNKKREAEFQKLRRDLEESTLQHEATAAALRKKQADSVAELGEQIDNLQRVKQKLEKEKSEYKMEIDDLSSNMEAVAKAKGNLEKMCRTLEDQLSELKTKNDENVRQVNDISGQRARLLTENGEFGRQLEEKEALVSQLTRGKQAFTQQVEELKRQIEEEVKAKNALAHGVQSARHDCDLLREQFEEEQEAKAELQRGMSKANSEVAQWRTKYETDAIQRTEELEEAKKKLAQRLQDAEETIEATNSKCASLEKTKQRLQGEVEDLMIDVERANAMAANLDKKQRNFDKVLAEWKQKYEEGQAELEGAQKEARSMSTELFKLKNSYEEALDHLETLKRENKNLQQEISDLTEQIGETGKSIHELEKAKKTVETEKSEIQTALEEAEGTLEHEEAKILRVQLELNQIKGEVDRKIAEKDEEMEQIKRNSQRMIDSMQSTLDSEVRSRNDALRVKKKMEGDLNEMEIQLSHSNRQAAEAQKQLRNVQGLLKDAQLHLDDAVRASEDMKEQVAMVERRNGLMIAEIEELRVALEQTERGRKVAETELVDASERVGLLHSQNTSLLNTKKKLETDLVQVQGEVDDIVQEARNAEEKAKKAITDAAMMAEELKKEQDTSSHLERMKKNLEITVKDLQHRLDEAENLAMKGGKKQLQKLESRVRELETEVEAEQRRGADAVKGVRKYERRVKELTYQTEEDKKNVGRLQDLVDKLQMKVKAYKRQAEEAEEQANGHMSKFRKVQHELEEAEERADIAETQVNKLRAKSRSTGKGKEVAE; this is encoded by the exons ataaggAGAACCAGTCCATCCTGATTAC TGGAGAATCCGGTGCAGGAAAGACTGTCAACACCAAGCGTGTCATCCAGTACTTTGCTACCATTGCAGTATCTGGTAGCAAGAAGGAAGCAGACCCCAGCAAAATGCAG GGGTCTCTTGAGGATCAGATCATTGCAGCTAACCCTCTGCTGGAGTCTTATGGTAATGCCAAGACAGTGAGGAACGACAACTCGTCTCGCTTT GGTAAATTCATCAGGATTCACTTCCAAGCAGGCAAACTGGCTAAAGCTGATATTGAGACCT ACCTGCTGGAGAAGTCCAGAGTGGCCTTCCAGCTGCCCGATGAGAGAGGCTACCACATCTTCTACCAGTTGATGACAGGCCACAAACCTGAACTAGTTG AAATGACGCTCCTCACCACAAACCCCTACGACTTCCCCATGATCAGCCAGGGTCATATCACTGTGCCCAGCATCAACGACAAGGAAGAGCTGGATGCCACAGAC GATGCCATTACAATCCTGGGCTTCACTAATGATGAGAAGATGGCCATCTACAAGCTGACAGGAGCTGTAACGCACCATGGCAACTTGAAATTCAAGCAGAAGCAGCGTGAGGAGCAGGCCGAGCCAGACGGCACAGAGG TGGCTGATAAAATAGGCTACCTGCTGGGCCTGAACTCAGCTGAGTTGCTGAAATGTCTGTGCTATCCCAGAGTGAAGGTTGGCAACGAGTATGTGACCAAGGGACAGACTGTGGCTCAG GTTTATAATGCAGTCATGGCTCTGGCCAAGTCCATCTATGAGAGGATGTTCTTGTGGATGGTCATCCGTATCAACGAGATGTTGGACACCAAGAATCCAAGGCAGTTCTATATCGGTGTGCTGGACATTGCCGGGTTTGAGATCTTTGAT TACAACAGCATGGAGCAGCTGTGCATCAACTTCACCAATGAGAAGCTGCAAcagtttttcaaccacaccatgTTCGTCCTGGAACAAGAGGAGTACAAGAAGGAGGGAATCGTCTGGGAATTCATTGACTTTGGCATGGACTTGGCTGCCTGCATTGAGCTTATTGAGAAG CCATTGGGCATCTTCTCCATCCTTGAAGAGGAGTGCATGTTCCCCAAGGCTTCAGACACTACCTTCAAGAACAAGTTGAACGACCAGCATCTTGGCAAAACCAAGGCGTTTGAGAAGCCCAAGCCTGCCAAAGGCAAGCCAGAGGCCCACTTCTCTCTCGTACACTACGCCGGCACTGTGGACTACAACATCACTGGCTGGCTGGATAAGAACAAGGACCCCCTGAACGAATCAGTTATTCTGATGTACGGGAAAGCCTCAGTCAAACTGATGgctaccctgtaccctgctgcCCCACCTGAGG ATAAAGCCAAGAAAGGAGGCAAGAAGAAGGGTGGTTCCATGCAGACTGTGTCCTCCCAGTTCAGG GAGAACTTACACAAGCTGATGACCAACTTGAGGAGCACTCATCCTCACTTTGTGCGCTGCCTGATCCCCAACGAGTCAAAGACTCCAG GTCTGATGGAGAACTTCCTGGTTATCCACCAGCTCAGGTGTAATGGTGTTCTGGAGGGTATCAGGATCTGCAGAAAGGGCTTCCCCAGCAGAATCATCTATGCTGACTTCAagcagag GTATAAAGTACTGAATGCCAGTGTCATCCCAGAGGGCCAGTTCATGGACAACAAGAAGGCTTCTGAGAAGCTACTTGGGTCCATTGATGTAAATCACGAGGAttataagtttggacacaccaag GTGTTCTTCAAAGCCGGTCTGCTGGGTGtcctggaggagatgagagatgagaagcTAGCAGCTCTGGTCGGCATGGTCCAGGCTCTCAGCCGTGGATTCCTCATGAGGAGAGAGTTCACcaagatgatggagaggag AGAGTCCATCTTCTCCATCCAGTACAACATCCGTTCATTCATGAATGTGAAAACCTGGCCATGGATGAAGTTGTACTTCAAGATCAAGCCCCTGCTGCAAAGCGCTGAGACTGAGAAGGAGCTGGCCAACATGAAGGAGAACTATGAGAAGATGAAGACAGATCTGGCCAAGGCTCTGGCCGCTAAGAAGCATTTGGAGGAGAAGTTAGTGTCCCTGGTGCAGGAgagggcagacctggctctccaaGTCGCATCT GAAGGTGAAAGTCTGAACGATGCTGAGGAAAGGTGCGAGGGGCTCATCAAGAGCAAGATCCAGCTGGAGGCCAAACTCAAAGAGATGACTGAGAggctggaggatgaggaggagatgaaTGCTGAGTTGACTGCCAAGAAGAGGAAGCTGGAAGACGAGTGCTCTGAGCTGAAGAAGGACATTGATGACCTGGAGCTCACCCTAGCCAAAGTGGAGAAGGAGAAGCACGCCACTGAAAACAAG GTTAAAAACCTGACAGAGGAGATGGCGTCTTTGGATGAGAGTGTTGCCAAGCTGACCAAGGAGAAGAAATCCCTCCAAGAGGCCCACCAGCAGACACTGGAcgacctgcaggcagaggaggacaAAGTCAACACTCTGACCAAGGCCAAGACCAAGCTGGAACAGCAAGTGGACGAC CTTGAGGGTTCTCTGGAGCAAGAGAAGAAGCTCCGTATGGACCTTGAAAGAGCCAAGAGAaagctggagggagatctgaaacTGGCCCAGGAGTCCATAATGGACCTGGAGAATGACAAGCAGCAAGCTGATGAGAAAATCAAGAA AAAGGAGTTTGAGACCAGCCAGCTCCTCAGCAAGGTTGAGGATGAACAGTCTCTGGGAGCTCAGTTGCAGAAGAAGATCAAGGAACTCCAG GCCCGTattgaggagctggaggaggaaaTTGAAGCTGAGCGTGCTGCCAGGGCTAAGGTTGAGAAGCAGAGGGCCGATCTCTCCAGGGAACTTGAGGAGATCAGCGAGAGGCTGGAGGAGGCCGGAGGCGCCACTTCTGCTCAGATTGATATGAACAAGAAGCGTGAGGCTGAGTTCCAGAAGCTGCGTCGTGATCTTGAAGAGTCCACTTTGCAGCATGAGGCCACAGCCGCCGCTCTGCGCAAGAAGCAGGCCGACAGTGTGGCTGAGCTCGGGGAGCAGATCGACAACCTGCAGCGTGTCAAGCAGAAGCTAGAGAAGGAGAAGAGCGAGTACAAGATGGAGATTGATGACCTCTCCAGCAACATGGAGGCCGTCGCCAAGGCTAAG GGCAATCTGGAGAAGATGTGTCGTACTCTTGAGGACCAGCTGAGTGAGCTCAAGACTAAGAATGATGAGAATGTTCGCCAGGTCAACGACATCAGCGGACAGAGGGCCAGACTCCTGACAGAAAATG GTGAGTTTGGACGCCAGCTGGAGGAGAAGGAAGCCCTGGTGTCTCAGCTGACCAGAGGCAAACAGGCATTCACCCAGCAGGTGGAGGAGCTGAAGAGGCAGATTGAGGAGGAGGTCAAG gCTAAAAACGCCCTGGCCCACGGTGTCCAGTCTGCCCGCCATGACTGTGACCTCCTGAGAGAGCAGTTTGAAGAGGAGCAGGAGGCCAAGGCAGAGCTGCAACGCGGCATGTCCAAAGCGAACAGTGAGGTGGCTCAGTGGAGGACTAAGTATGAAACTGATGCCATCCAGCGcacagaggagctggaggaggccaA GAAGAAGCTGGCCCAGCGTCTACAGGACGCTGAGGAGACCATTGAGGCAACCAACTCCAAGTGCGCCTCCCTGGAGAAGACCAAGCAGAGGctgcagggagaggtggaggacctcATGATTGACGTTGAGAGAGCCAACGCAATGGCCGCCAACCTAGACAAGAAGCAGCGGAACTTTGACaag gtcctggcagaatGGAAGCAGAAGTATGAGGAGGGCCAGGCTGAGCTGGAAGGAGCTCAGAAGGAGGCTCGCTCTATGAGCACTGAACTCTTCAAGTTGAAGAACTCCTACGAGGAGGCTCTGGATCATCTGGAGACtctgaagagagagaacaagaacctGCAAC aggagATCTCTGACCTGACTGAGCAGATCGGAGAGACTGGCAAGAGCATCCACGAGCTGGAGAAGGCCAAGAAGACCGTGGAGACAGAGAAGTCTGAGATCCAGACTGCTCTGGAGGAGGCTGAG GGAACACTGGAGCACGAGGAAGCCAAGATTCTGCGTGTGCAGCTGGAGCTGAACCAGATCAAGGGTGAGGTGGACAGGAAGATCGCTGAGAAAGATGAGGAGATGGAGCAGATCAAGAGGAACAGCCAGAGGATGATTGACTCCATGCAGAGCACCCTGGACTCTGAGGTCAGGAGCAGGAATGACGCCCTGAGggtgaagaagaagatggagggagacctGAACGAGATGGAGATCCAGCTGAGCCACTCCAACAGGCAGGCCGCTGAGGCCCAGAAACAGCTGAGGAACGTCCAGGGACTGCTCAAG GATGCCCAATTGCACCTTGATGACGCTGTCCGTGCCTCAGAGGACATGAAGGAGCAGGTAGCCATGGTGGAGCGCAGGAACGGTCTGATGATAGCTGAAATTGAGGAGCTGAGAGTTGCTCTGGAGCAGACTGAGAGAGGCCGCAAAGTGGCTGAGACTGAGCTGGTAGACGCCAGCGAGCGCGTTGGACTGCTGCACTCCCAG AACACCAGCCTTCTGAACACCAAGAAGAAGCTGGAGACTGACCTGGTGCAGGTGCAGGGAGAGGTGGACGACATCGTCCAGGAGGCCAGGAACGCAGAGGAGAAGGCCAAGAAGGCCATCACTGAC GCGGCCATGATGGCTGAGGAGCTGAAGAAGGAGCAGGACACCAGCTCTCACCTGGAGAGGATGAAGAAGAACCTGGAGATTACAGTCAAGGACCTGCAGCACCGCCTGGATGAGGCTGAGAATCTGGCCATGAAGGGAGGCAAGAAGCAGCTCCAGAAACTGGAGTCCAGG GTGCGTGAGCTTGAGACTGAGGTGGAGGCTGAGCAGAGAAGAGGTGCAGACGCAGTCAAGGGAGTCCGCAAGTATGAGCGCAGAGTCAAGGAGCTCACTTACCAG ACTGAGGAGGATAAGAAGAACGTTGGCAGACTTCAGGACCTGGTAGATAAGCTGCAGATGAAAGTGAAAGCCTACAAGAGACAGGCTGAGGAAGCG GAGGAACAAGCCAACGGCCACATGTCTAAGTTCCGGAAGGTTCAGCATGAactggaggaggctgaggagcgTGCTGACATCGCTGAGACTCAAGTCAACAAGCTCAGAGCCAAATCCCGCAGCACTGGAAAG GGCAAAGAAGTTGCTGAATAA